The following nucleotide sequence is from Pseudonocardia sp. C8.
CGCGCTCAAGCGGCTCGCCCGGGTCAAGCACATCCAGCGCACGCTGATCGAGCAGTGGTCGGTGCTCGCGACGCTCACCCCGACCGAGTACGTCCAGTTCCGCGGCGCGCTCGGGACGTCGTCGGGGTTCCAGAGCTACCAGTACCGGGCGGTCGAGTTCGTGCTCGGCAACAAGGACGCGGCGATGCTCGAGATGTTCACCGACGACGCGCACGCGCACGGGATGCTCAGCGAGGCGCTGCACGCGCCCAGCCTCTACGACCAGTTCCTGCGGCTGCTCGCCCGGCGCGGCTTCGCCGTCCCGGCCGACCTGCTCGAGCGGGACGTCACCCTCGCCCACACGTTCCACCCCGGCCTGGTCCCGGTGCTCGCCGAGGCCTACGCCGACACCGAGCACCACTGGGACGTCTACGAGGCCTGCGAGCAGCTCGTCGACATCGAGGAGAACTTCCAGCTGTGGCGGTTCCGGCACCTCAAGACCGTCGAGCGGACGATCGGGACGCGGTCGGGCACCGGTGGGTCCAGCGGCCGCGACTTCCTGCGCCGGGCCCTGGAGCTCACGTTCTTCCCGGAGCTGTACGCGGTCCGCACGGCGCTGTAGGCGCCGTCAGTCCCGACCGGCCTCGACGATCTTGCGGGCGAGCAGCTCCGGTGCGGTGAACATGACCTCGTGGCTGCCGGGGAGCTGGACGAGGCGGTAGGCACCCAGCCGGGACGACATCCGTGGGTGCCACCCCCACTCCCCGGGTGGGAGCGCGGTGTCCTCGGTCGCGTTGATGTAGGACTTCGGGAGCTCCAGCTCGTAGAAGCGGGTCAGGTCCAGCGGGTCGTCGAACGGCCGGAACGGCTCGGGGGACAGCATCGCGTACGTCGACTCGGCGAGTTCCAGGTCGGCGTCCTGGATGAACGCCTCCCGCCAGATCGGGAACGGGAGCGTGACGGTGTTGTCGTCGCTCGCCGCGGCCAGCGACCGGAACAGCTCCCGGTAGTGCGGCGGGCACTCGTCGAGCAGCGAGTGGCCCGGCCGCGGGACGAACGCGTTCCAGAAGACCAGCCGCCGCAGCCGGTCCGGGACCTCCTCGGCGACCCGCGCGATGACGGTCCCGCCGAAGCTGTGGCCGAGCAGGACCACGTCGGTCAGCTCGTTCTCGACGAGGTAGCCGGTGATCGAGCGGACGCAGTCGTCGTGGTCGACGGCCTTGTCCACGCCCGCCCCGTGACCGGCCACGGTCGGGGTGTGGACGGTGTGGCCGTGCCCGCGCAGGGCGTCCGCGACGGGACCCCACAGCGCGCCGTCGTGCCAGGAGCCGTGGACCAGGACGTAGGTGCTCATCGGTGTCGCCTCCGGGTTGGTGTGACTGCCGGCAGTGAAGCCTCCGGCGGCCGTGCCGGCGAGCCGCTGCGCGCGGATGGCCGCGGAACGAGGCGGCGGGGTCAGCCCGGACGCCGGTCCTCGCTCGGCAGGCGGCCGAAGCGGCGCCGGTAGGCGGCCGCGAACCGCCCGAGATGACCGAAGCCCCAGTCGTGGGCGACCTCGGCGACCGGCCGCCCGCCGGACCGCAGCTCGGCGCGGACCCGGTCCAGGCGGACATTCCGCAGGTGGGTCAGCGGGGTGGTCCCGAGCCGCTGCCGGAACGTCTCCTGCAACGAGCGCGGCCCGACCCCGGCCGCGGCGGCAACGGCAGCCAGGTCGACGTCCCGGTGGGCGTGCGCGTCGATGAACTCGAGGGCGCGGTCCAGCGCGGCGGTGCCCCCGGCCGCGGCGGGGACCGTGGTGAAGGACGCTGCCGCGGCGGACGCGACCAGGTCGGCCACGTGCCGGCGCAGCGGGGAGTCGTCGGCGATCAGCCCGTGCGGCACGGCCTCGGCCAGCAGGAACCGGGTGACCGCGTCCCAGGCTGCGGGAGCACCGGACCTGCCGGTGACCAGCCGGTTCCCGGTGCCGGGACCGGCTGCGCCGACCCGGCACAGTGCGCGGGTCGAGACCTTGACGGTGAGGAGCCGGCAGCCGGGACCGAAATCCAGCCGGTGCGCGTCGTCCGGGCCGAGCAGTACGGCCTCGCCGCGGCCCGCGGTCGTCGTCCCGTCCGTGCCGCTGACCGTGAGCGCCCCGGACAGGGGGCGGGAGATCAGCACGAAGTCGCGGAACTCCTCGGCCCGGATGTGCACCGGCTCGCTGCCGTAGCCGAGCCGGAACACCCCGACGTCGGGTCCGTCGGCAGCCGCGTGCCGGGCCCGGAACCCCGTGCCGCGGCCCCGCACGGTGATCATGTGCGGGCAGTAGGACCTGGCCACCTGCGCACGGGCCTCGTCGAGGTCACGCGAGTCGAGCACCTCGAGCAAGGGGTCGGTGACGCGCATGCTGACCCTCCCGGTGACGGTCGCCGCAGCGTACTCCCGGGGCCGGGCGCGCTCCGCCGCCGAGCGGTGCTCCTAGCGTCCCGGCGGCGGGTGTGCAGTGCCGCCCAGGTCGGCGAACAGGCTGGTCATCGCGGCGACGGCCTCCCGCAGCACCGGGACGAGGACGTGCTCGTCCGGCCCGTGCTGCCCGCAGCCGGGGTGCGCGTGCGGGATCCACACGGTCGGCAGGCCGAGGACGTCGGCGAACACGTCGTTGGGGATGGTCCCGCCGAGGTTGGGCAGCAGCACCGGTTCCTGCCCGGTGCCGCGGGCGAGCGCCGCCAGCGCCCACCGCACCCACGGGTTGCCCGGGTCGGTGCGGGTCGGCGGGCGCGTGGGGCCGACGTCCACCTGCACCATGTCCAGGCCGTGCGCGGCCAGGTGCTCGGCGAGCGCCGCGCCGATCCGGTCGACGTCCGTGCCGACCACGGTGCGCAGCTGGCAGTGGGCGGTCGCGGATCCCGGGATGGCGCCGACCGGGCGTGCCGGGTCGCCGGCGTCGAGGGCGAGCACCTCGAAGCTGTTCCAGGCCAGCACCCGCTCGGCCGCGGTCAGCCCGGGTTCGCCCCAGGACGGGTCGACCAGCGGGGCGCCGGCGCCGCCGCCGACCGGCACACCGGCCAGCGCACGGCGCACCGCCGCCGGGGGCTCCGGCGGCCGCAGCCCGGGCACGAGGATCCGCCCGTGACCGTCCACGACGGATGCGATCGCGGCGGCGAGGGTGGTGGCCGGGTTGCGCAGCAGGCCACCCCAGTTGCCGGAGTGGTGCGCGCCGACCCGCAGCGGCACGGACAGGGTGAGCATCGTGACGCCGCGTGACCCGAGGAACACCGTCGGGCGGTCCGGGGCGACGCGCGGGCCGTCCGAGGCGATGAGCACGTCCGCGGCCAGCGCGGCCCGGTGCTGCGCGCACGCCTCGGACAGCCCGGGGGAGCCGCGCTCCTCACCGGTCTCGACCAGCACCTTCAGGTTGAACCCCAGCCGGCCGCGGGTCGCGAGGACCGCCTCCAGGGCGAGCAGGTTGACCGAGTGCTGGGCCTTGTTGTCGGCGCTCCCGCGGCCGTACCAGCGGTCGCCGTCGGCGGTGAGCCGCCAGGGGTCGAGGTCCACCCGCCAGCGCGCGGGTTCCCCGTCGACGACGTCGGCGTGCCCGTAGAGCAGCACGGTCGGCAGCGTGTCGTCCTCGTGCCGGGTGCCGAGCAGCAGCGGGCACTCGGGCAGCACCGGGTTGTCGAGGACGCGGACCGCGCAGCCCAGCCCCGCCAGCGCCGGGACCATCTCCTCGTCGAGGTAGCGGCGCAGCGCCGGGGCCGGGTCGGGCGCGTTGCTCTCGGTCCGGTGCGCGACCCGCCGGGCCAGGGTCTCCCGGAACCCGCCGCCGTCGAAGACGCGGAGCGCCCGGTCCAGTGCGGCCGTCATCGGATGATCGATCCCTTCCGGCCGGTGGCCAGCGCCGCGAGGCTGAGCACGGCCGCCACGGCGACGACGACACCGGGCACGGCGTTGCTGCCGGTCCCCGCGATCAGCGCGGTCGAGATCAGTGGCGTGACGCCGCCGAACAGGACGACCGCGGCGTTGTAGCTCAGCGACAGGCCCGACGCGCGGGTCGCGGACGGGAAGCAGGCCGCCATCAGCGACGGCAGCGGGCCGTAGTACGCCGCCTTCAGCAGCCCGATCCAGGCCATGACCGCGATCAGCAGCGGGAGCGCGGGCGCGGCGGTGAGCACGAAGAACAGCGGCAGGGTCGTCGTCGCGATGAGCACGCCGGCCACCGTCATCACGCGGATCGCGCCGAACCGGTCGGCGAGGTGCCCGAACCACGGCGTGGCGACCAGCAGGATCGCGCCGGTGACCAGGGTGGCGACGAACCCGGACGAGGCGGGCAGGCCGAGCTCCTTGCTCGCGAACGTCGGCACGTAGAGGATCACGTAGTTGACCACCGTGGACACGACGAGCGCGCCCCCGGCGACGAGGAGCCGTGTCTTCTGCCCGCGGACGATCTCCCGCAGCGGCGACGCCTCGGTCTGCCGGTTCGCCACCGCCGACTCCGGTGGCTCCGGGAGGTGCCGGCGCACGTACCACCCGACCGGACCGATGAGCAGGCCGAACGCGAACGGGATCCGCCAGGCCCAGCCGGTCAGCTGCTCCGGGGTGAACAGCGTGGTGAGGGCGGTGCCGAACCCGGCCGCGAGCAGCG
It contains:
- a CDS encoding tryptophan 2,3-dioxygenase, whose amino-acid sequence is MNDSTRPLEEGIVRDFAEDTGNLSYGRYLRLDRILDAQQPRSRPEHHDEMLFIIQHQTSELWLKLVLHELRTAAEDMAADDLGLALKRLARVKHIQRTLIEQWSVLATLTPTEYVQFRGALGTSSGFQSYQYRAVEFVLGNKDAAMLEMFTDDAHAHGMLSEALHAPSLYDQFLRLLARRGFAVPADLLERDVTLAHTFHPGLVPVLAEAYADTEHHWDVYEACEQLVDIEENFQLWRFRHLKTVERTIGTRSGTGGSSGRDFLRRALELTFFPELYAVRTAL
- a CDS encoding alpha/beta fold hydrolase, with translation MSTYVLVHGSWHDGALWGPVADALRGHGHTVHTPTVAGHGAGVDKAVDHDDCVRSITGYLVENELTDVVLLGHSFGGTVIARVAEEVPDRLRRLVFWNAFVPRPGHSLLDECPPHYRELFRSLAAASDDNTVTLPFPIWREAFIQDADLELAESTYAMLSPEPFRPFDDPLDLTRFYELELPKSYINATEDTALPPGEWGWHPRMSSRLGAYRLVQLPGSHEVMFTAPELLARKIVEAGRD
- a CDS encoding AraC family transcriptional regulator; amino-acid sequence: MRVTDPLLEVLDSRDLDEARAQVARSYCPHMITVRGRGTGFRARHAAADGPDVGVFRLGYGSEPVHIRAEEFRDFVLISRPLSGALTVSGTDGTTTAGRGEAVLLGPDDAHRLDFGPGCRLLTVKVSTRALCRVGAAGPGTGNRLVTGRSGAPAAWDAVTRFLLAEAVPHGLIADDSPLRRHVADLVASAAAASFTTVPAAAGGTAALDRALEFIDAHAHRDVDLAAVAAAAGVGPRSLQETFRQRLGTTPLTHLRNVRLDRVRAELRSGGRPVAEVAHDWGFGHLGRFAAAYRRRFGRLPSEDRRPG
- a CDS encoding M20 family metallopeptidase; amino-acid sequence: MTAALDRALRVFDGGGFRETLARRVAHRTESNAPDPAPALRRYLDEEMVPALAGLGCAVRVLDNPVLPECPLLLGTRHEDDTLPTVLLYGHADVVDGEPARWRVDLDPWRLTADGDRWYGRGSADNKAQHSVNLLALEAVLATRGRLGFNLKVLVETGEERGSPGLSEACAQHRAALAADVLIASDGPRVAPDRPTVFLGSRGVTMLTLSVPLRVGAHHSGNWGGLLRNPATTLAAAIASVVDGHGRILVPGLRPPEPPAAVRRALAGVPVGGGAGAPLVDPSWGEPGLTAAERVLAWNSFEVLALDAGDPARPVGAIPGSATAHCQLRTVVGTDVDRIGAALAEHLAAHGLDMVQVDVGPTRPPTRTDPGNPWVRWALAALARGTGQEPVLLPNLGGTIPNDVFADVLGLPTVWIPHAHPGCGQHGPDEHVLVPVLREAVAAMTSLFADLGGTAHPPPGR
- a CDS encoding MFS transporter — encoded protein: MTDQSTARSTPTRRSAMRPVVAASIGNALEWFDIAIFGFLGATLAAVFYPSDDPTVGLLLTFGTFAVSFVVRPLGAIVLGSYADRHGRKATLMLSIRLMMLGTAIIVVLPGYATLGALAPVLLLVARLVQGFSAGGEFGSATAFLVEQDNPRKGFLGSWQFASQGLATLLAAGFGTALTTLFTPEQLTGWAWRIPFAFGLLIGPVGWYVRRHLPEPPESAVANRQTEASPLREIVRGQKTRLLVAGGALVVSTVVNYVILYVPTFASKELGLPASSGFVATLVTGAILLVATPWFGHLADRFGAIRVMTVAGVLIATTTLPLFFVLTAAPALPLLIAVMAWIGLLKAAYYGPLPSLMAACFPSATRASGLSLSYNAAVVLFGGVTPLISTALIAGTGSNAVPGVVVAVAAVLSLAALATGRKGSIIR